The Ptiloglossa arizonensis isolate GNS036 chromosome 13, iyPtiAriz1_principal, whole genome shotgun sequence genome window below encodes:
- the LOC143154105 gene encoding uncharacterized protein LOC143154105, producing the protein MESSSREVGRVSHLRSGNFAVSRSFLPHSTSHSTSSRIRLNIVVTVASMKKISMAM; encoded by the exons ATGGAATCATCGTCCCGCGAGGTGGGGCGTGTGAGCCATCTACGCTCGGGCAACTTCGCAGTGTCAAGGAGTTTCCTTCCTCACAGTACGAGTCATTCCACGTCAAGTCGCATACGATTGAACATC GTCGTTACAGTTGCAAGCATGAAAAAAATCAGCATGGCCATGTGA
- the Betaggt-i gene encoding geranylgeranyl transferase type-1 subunit beta, with the protein MSAYVLPSEFSNRDHAKYLIKVLQILPSDFESYDSSRLTIAFFAILGLDLLNSLHDLSKETKLEAIEWIYRLQVTGAGPRSGFQPSTTIPKDIPEFQCGHLAMTYVGLATLLILEDDLVRVDKKSIIEGVQACQNPDGSFKALITGSESDMRFLYCACCISMILNDWSGIDKAKAIDYILKSISYDGAMGQGPGLESHGGSTYCAVASLFLMNELHNVLTNDQLNRLRRWCIMRQDLGFHGRPGKSSDSCYSFWLGATLQLLDAYKFSDHEDNRKFLFICQCDKFGGFAKNAYSQVDPLHTCLCLCGLSLLGETNICTLHAALNISDRAYKKLLDLHL; encoded by the exons ATGTCAGCATACGTCTTACCATCAGAATTCTCAAACAGAGATCAtgccaaatatttaataaaggtTCTACAAATCTTGCCCAGTGATTTCGAGTCTTATGATTCTTCCAGGCTTACTATAGCATTTTTTGCTATATTAGGTTTAGACTTATTAAACAGCTTACATGACCTtagtaaagaaacaaaattagaaGCAATAGAATGGATCTATAGGCTTCAAGTTACTGGAGCTGGACCACGTTCTGGTTTTCAACCATCTACAACGATACCAAAGGATATTCCAGAATTTCAGTGTGGTCATTTAGCAATGACATATGTTGGATTGGCTACACTTTTAATTCTTGAAGATGACTTAGTCAGAGTAGATAAAAAATCCATTATTGAAGGAGTACAAGCTTGTCAGAATCCAGACGGATCATTTAAAGCTCTCATAACAGGAAGTGAAAGTGATATGCGATTTCTTTATTGTGCCTGTTGTATATCTATGATCTTAAACGATTGGTCTGGCATTGATAAAGCAAAAGCCATTGACTATATTTTAAAGAGCATT TCATATGATGGAGCAATGGGACAAGGACCTGGTCTTGAGTCACACGGAGGATCTACATATTGTGCTGTAGCCAGTCTATTCCTCATGAACGAGCTTCATAATGTTTTGACAAATGATCAATTAAATAGATTAAGAAGATGGTGTATTATGAGACAAGATCTTGGCTTTCATGGACGACCTGGAAAGTCATCCGATTCTTGTTACAGTTTCTGGTTGGGGGCAACGCTGCAACTACTTGATGCTTACAAATTTTCAGATCATGAAGAcaatagaaaatttctttttatttgtcaATGTGACAAGTTTGGTGGGTTTGCCAAAAATGCTTATTCTCAAGTTGATCCCTTGCATACATGCTTAT GTTTATGTGGTTTAAGCCTTCTAGGAGAAACTAATATATGCACACTACATGCTGCTCTTAACATTTCTGATAGAGCATATAAGAAGTTGTTAGATCTACACTtatga